GGACGGCCGGTAACCTCTATGGTGAGCTTGACCTCTGCCCTGGCCTCGCCGCTGATGGCCCGGATGCTCAGCGCGTGCGTCCCCGCAGAAACGTCCTGGGGAAGAGTTACCTCCGCGTCGAGGTCGCGCGACTCACCGGCCTTGACCGGAAGACTGGTCACCTGCTGGCTGCCGAAAGCAGGCGTGAACGCCACCTGGAAGCCCTTAGGCATCTGCGCCTCGAGACTGACCAGCATGTCCTTTTCGCTCTCGTTCTTTATCGTCAGCCGGTACCTGAAGCTGGACGTCCCCGGACCCCGGAGCACAGGGAGTTCGGCCTGGAGCTCGAGGCGGCCCGGCAGGACCTGGCCCAGCGTGAGGGCCAGCGGCAACTCCGCCGCAACCCCCTGCCCTTGCGCGGTCAGCAAGAACCTGTACGTTCCGGCCCTGGCGCCTGGTGGCGGGTCAAGCCGGACGCTCAGCGACGCCTCCTGGTCGGTTCCAACCGCCACCGCGGTCACGGTGCGGCCGGCGCCGAGGAAACTGACCTTCCAACCCGGCATGCCCTTGGTCACAGCCAGCGTTACGACCTGCGGTGGCAGCCCGTAGTTCTTGACGGTGAGCGCGAGCGTGACCGGCTCGCCGGCCCGCACGGTCTGGCTGGGATATGGCGTCGAGAGCCCTAGCCCCCGGTATCCAGGGGTTGGTTCAGGGCTGGGACCGGCGACCGCGGCGCCCGGGGCGCACAGGGACAGCGCGAGCCCCGCGGTCAGGATCAGGATCAACATGCGTGGCATCTACACACCTCCGTGGATCTCGAACGTCGCGGGCCAGTGGCCCGCCGGAGCAGTATCCGGTTGTGTATTTTCCGGTTTCTTCCGGCTTATTGCAAGGGGGGAGATGCCACCGACCCGCGCGGATGTCGTGGTCCGCATCCTGCGGGTTCGCTGATCCGCTCGAAACCCCGGAGGGGACGGCCATCTCGAAGACGCCGCGGCAGCGCCCCTGCCGTCCCCTCCGCCCGGACCGCCCGGCTATCGTGGCGGGCGGCTCTCTCCCTGCTCTCTCACGTCCGTGGCGCCTGGGGTTCGTTACGCTCCCGGCGTACGAAGAGCCGCCTGGCCATCTCCAGGCCCAGGGCCCGGACCTGGCTCCCGACCTGCAGGGTGATCGGTCCGCCCAGCGCGGTCGTCTCCCTTACCACAAGGGTCGTGCCCGGAACCAGACCCAGGTCCACCAGGTGGGTCACGAACGGCTCATCCTCCTCCGGGATACAGACCAGCACGGCGTGATCCCCCACATCCAGCTGGGCAACGGTGACCAGGGACTGGACCGGCGGCGCGCTGTCGCCCGGGATCGGCAGGCCATGCGGGCAGATGGCAGGATTGCCTAGCACGACTGCCATGCGCGCTTCGACCTCCGGGCTGATCACGTGCTCGAGCTTGCACGCCTCGGCGTAGACCCGGGGCAGTTCTATCTTCAAGACGTC
The sequence above is drawn from the Armatimonadota bacterium genome and encodes:
- a CDS encoding ABC transporter substrate-binding protein; amino-acid sequence: MPRMLILILTAGLALSLCAPGAAVAGPSPEPTPGYRGLGLSTPYPSQTVRAGEPVTLALTVKNYGLPPQVVTLAVTKGMPGWKVSFLGAGRTVTAVAVGTDQEASLSVRLDPPPGARAGTYRFLLTAQGQGVAAELPLALTLGQVLPGRLELQAELPVLRGPGTSSFRYRLTIKNESEKDMLVSLEAQMPKGFQVAFTPAFGSQQVTSLPVKAGESRDLDAEVTLPQDVSAGTHALSIRAISGEARAEVKLTIEVTGRPDLSITTPEGRLSGRAYAGRDTPIKVVVKNRGTSPARGVEVSSYEPTGWSVKFDPSRIEEIAPKGEVQVTATVRPSSKAIAGDYMLTLRATAGDSSSSADFRVTVFTSTLWGIVGVIVIAVALGVVSLVVSRYGRR
- a CDS encoding metal-dependent transcriptional regulator, which produces MIREAYQSRGGATRDGLPGVEGMQGFGRLDAQSTLSGSQQGDLPMTVHDISKTERTEMYLKAVYTLAQTAPPVTISKVAEYMAVSPPASYEMLKRLEAQGLLHSVTGEGHILTRKGMQTATRVVRRLRLAERLLSDVLKIELPRVYAEACKLEHVISPEVEARMAVVLGNPAICPHGLPIPGDSAPPVQSLVTVAQLDVGDHAVLVCIPEEDEPFVTHLVDLGLVPGTTLVVRETTALGGPITLQVGSQVRALGLEMARRLFVRRERNEPQAPRT